The genomic segment AGGAGGCGACGCGCCTGATCGGGCAATCCATCACGCTGCTGCACGAGGCCACCCGGGTCACCGTCCTCCAGGCGCGAACGGAGCGATTCGAGGAGGCGCCAACGGCCGACCTGTGCGCCTACCTGCGCTGGCATGGAATCGTGGCGGAGGCCGCCACCCTGGATATCGAGGGCGGGACCTCGGTCGGGGAGGCCATCCTCGCCGAGGCCGAGCGACGGCACGCCTCCATGCTGGCCATGGGAGCCTACACCCACAGCCGCGTGCGGGAGTTCCTGCTCGGCGGTGTCACCCGCCACGTCATCGAGCACGCTCGCATCCCGGTGCTCCTGGCCCACTGAGGCATCGGGCCTGCAAGGAACGAAGAGTAAAGGCTATCCAAGGACGGGCCGGGGCAACTTCCCGCTTACCGCCGCGGGTTGTGACAATGCATGTGCGGAGGCGCCGTGCCGCAGTCCAGGCTACAGGTCTGCCCAGGCTTGCAGAACCATTGCAGGGTGCCGCTCTTCAGGCAGGCGCCTGAGCAGTGGAGGTGCGGCGCGTTCTCGGGCTCGACGAAGGTGCCCTTCGCATCCGGGGAACGAGCCGGTCCCTGCGCTTGGACGGTCGATGCCTGCGACGTGCACGCAACGAGGACCAAGAAGGCCGTGCATGCCTTCGCCGTATGCGCGGTGACGGGCATTCAGTGGCTCATCAGGCAGCAGACTGGGCAGCCGGCGAGAAGGTCCCGGGTGACGCCTCCGAACGCCCACTCGCGCAAGCGGCCGTGGCCGTAGCCACCCAAGACG from the Methylorubrum extorquens genome contains:
- a CDS encoding protein of unknown function (Evidence 5 : Unknown function), with translation MREAAAEGKAAVQAWCQREGVPFMSSGGRLDATFATWAELSGEIEPLLTLAGRINDLVIVDRPDPGVPFTGRALDTALFSVGRPTLMVGHAVPYDLLDHVMIAWNGSQEATRLIGQSITLLHEATRVTVLQARTERFEEAPTADLCAYLRWHGIVAEAATLDIEGGTSVGEAILAEAERRHASMLAMGAYTHSRVREFLLGGVTRHVIEHARIPVLLAH
- a CDS encoding protein of unknown function; putative exported protein (Evidence 5 : Unknown function), producing the protein MPVTAHTAKACTAFLVLVACTSQASTVQAQGPARSPDAKGTFVEPENAPHLHCSGACLKSGTLQWFCKPGQTCSLDCGTAPPHMHCHNPRR